In Eleutherodactylus coqui strain aEleCoq1 chromosome 4, aEleCoq1.hap1, whole genome shotgun sequence, the following are encoded in one genomic region:
- the MAPKAPK2 gene encoding MAP kinase-activated protein kinase 2 isoform X2 — protein sequence MLQDCPKARREVELHWRASQCPHIVRIIDVYENLYQSRKCLLIIMECLDGGELFSRIQDRGDQAFTEREASDIMKSIGEAIQYLHSINIAHRDVKPENLLYTSKRPNSVLKLTDFGFAKETTSHNSLATPCYTPYYVAPEVLGPEKYDKSCDMWSLGVIMYILLCGYPPFYSNHGLAISPGMKKRIRMGQYEFPNPEWSEVSEEVKQLIRNLLKTDPTQRMTITEFMNHPWIMQSMQIPPTPLHTSRVLKEEKDLWEDVKEEMTSALATMRVDYEQIKIKKIEDASNPLLQKRRKKITPHVATH from the exons ATGCTGCAGGACTGTCCAAAGGCACGTCGGGAGGTGGAGCTGCACTGGCGGGCGTCTCAGTGCCCGCACATTGTCAGGATTATCGATGTTTATGAGAATCTCTACCAGTCACGGAAATGTCTACTTATTATAATGGAGTG CTTGGATGGCGGTGAGCTGTTTAGTCGAATTCAAGATCGAGGTGACCAAGCTTTTACTGAAAGAG AGGCGTCGGACATTATGAAAAGTATTGGCGAGGCTATTCAGTATTTACACTCTATCAATATTGCCCACAGAGATGTTAAG ccagAAAATCTTCTCTACACGTCAAAAAGGCCAAACTCTGTACTGAAGCTCACAGACTTTGGCTTTGCTAAAGAAACCACATCTCATAACTCTTTAGCAACACCTTGTTATACGCCGTATTATGTGG CACCTGAGGTTCTGGGCCCAGAAAAATATGACAAGTCATGTGATATGTGGTCACTTGGGGTCATCATGTACATTTT ATTGTGTGGATATCCTCCATTTTATTCTAACCATGGTCTTGCTATATCTCCGGGAATGAAGAAGAGGATCCGTATGGGACAGTATGAGTTCCCTAACCCCGAGTGGTCTGAAGTTTCAGAGGAAG TAAAACAGCTGATCCGGAACCTGTTGAAGACTGATCCAACTCAGAGGATGACCATTACAGAATTTATGAATCACCCCTGGATAATG CAATCCATGCAGATACCACCAACTCCTCTCCACACTAGCCGTGTCTTGAAGGAAGAGAAGGATTTGTGGGAAGATGTCAAG GAGGAGATGACCAGTGCCTTGGCCACAATGAGGGTCGACTATGAACAGATTAAGATAAAGAAAATTGAAGATGCGTCCAACCCACTTCTCCAGAAGAGGCGAAAGAAGATCACCCCTCATGTCGCCACTCATTGA